The following nucleotide sequence is from Osmia lignaria lignaria isolate PbOS001 chromosome 16, iyOsmLign1, whole genome shotgun sequence.
TTATCTATATCGTTGTAgcaattattactattattattagtatCTCATTACTATGATATGCATTCTACAtctcttgttttctttttttttcttttaaatcgtaGTAGCTgtttatttttgataaaagtGAAACATGGAAGGAAGGGATGAACGAAGTTGGGGGAATTCgtaacaaaatataaagagaaaaaaaagggggaaataGAAACGTAGTATGCAATGCAAAGTCATAGAAAGCAATGTAAGAATTTAAagcaaaacgttaagaattCCAAATGTTGCGTCGCTATTTTATCGAACCATCGCATTATCTATATTTcttaaacaaacaaaaataaagaagtaacaaatgttacattatattataaaaattgcgTAAGTAGACAGATGAGCGGATCACTTTGATCTTTAAGATACCAACTAGGCtaaatgtattattattattaattattattattaattatttttattattatattattgtaatacGATGACACTAACATTACGGATTGTAACAGCGGctatattatatttatgtatttcGACTACACGTCCCTTGTATCCAATCAAGCACACGAAAAATCTCCTGGTTTGCGTTTCGTTGTGCGATGATTCTTTAAATTGTCCAATGTGATCAATTATAATCAGGGAATGTTTAATAACTATCAATGTAGGGTGAACAAATTTCACAGAAAAAGTTCATTTTCATAGTGAATGCGTGATTTTACACGATGTTTTTCAAAAtactatttcaattttttaaagtaatatGCGTTGTTCAAGAACATCGATCAATTTACGAATTTCAAGTTAACTTTTGTAAAATGATTATCAATCCCGTTGAATCATCCTatatttttccttccttttgttTCTCTTCATTTGTATACATACTATTTCTAAACTTTTAAATCTTACGCGTCTTCTATTAAAACTAATCTTATAATGTTCATAAGGTAGTTGTTTTTTGCAAGAACTATTGAATTAACGACTGCAATGCAGTCTTGGCCATTGATTTAATGAATGACTGTGGAATTGTGTTCAACAAACTTTTTTTAACGATTAGCAGTACTACTGTTCAATTACGCTTTTAAACCGAAGCTCCATAAAGTTGCAACCAAATTTTGCAACGGTTTCAATCATCATTTATCAAGAATTTAATGATGGACATtctattgtaaaaaaaaaaacactttcaTTATAATTCTATAAGGATACATACATATGTTGttgaaatttgtcaaataaataaaaagtaggagattTTGAGATCTAAATATATCACTTGCGAATCAAGATCCGTTGCAAAGTTTgccctttttttataataatttctgaaGGATGTACTGTTAATTATGACTATATCAGTTAATCCTTTATGGACTATCTCCCAAATGCTGCAATAAGTACCATCGTGTTTtcaagataaaataaattactaaaAAATTTGTACAAACACAACCGCAGTTTTTTATAAGTATATGCTATGAATCATaagagaattattaaataaaatctaCCTGATCTTGATCCTCGTCAAATCAGATATCATTGTACAAAAGTCTTTAAGACTGAGTTTTATGCTTTAATGAACAAAAAAATGTGTAATCTAAAAACAcacttttttttacaaaaaaaaaatatatatattgttagAAGCACAAAATTATAAGATAAGAGTAAAATTATAATGTTATACATCTGACGAAGATCAGGATGGTAATTGTTTTTGTACTCATTATTGTgtacaatataaaaaaaaaagagtaaacgataaaaaaaaagattttgttgTTTTACTAGTACATACTTGGTCCATATAGGATTAATCAATTTGAAGTGTTACTTCCAagagtaaaatttaaataatttatgtacaATACTTTGTCAGTAATACCGAAGTGAAGAAAACTTTTTATAGTCATGAAAACCAATTCGACTGCATTTTTTGAGTTTTAGAAAAATCACTCTATAATTAGCTTTAATATGTAAGGTATTTACCCCCCCATGATAGCTATaacaataaattgtaattaacaataaaaaGCTACTTATCAGCATTTGTGAACTGTTACTCCTAGAACGGTTCAATATGTATAAATTCAAACATTATTatgtgaaaatttattatatcatttattaaaatactttgTTATATCTATTACTAAAATGTCAATATTTTCAGAAATTCGCATATTGGGAAGTGTTATCGGTGtatcattattttaataaaaattatttgttacagggaaaaatttttatacaaaacaatTTATTACACTTTTGGTACAAACAAAGCAAGAATATATTGACTTTAAATCTATGACGGTCAATCATGGAAAATGGAATGAAGAATTCAAGCTTAAATGTAATTCACTAAATCTGGAAAACATTACCACGATAATTCTAAATCAGGTCTGTATAGTTTACACGATTTACAATATTATAAACGTTACATAATACACGTAAATCACCTTATGCTAATTATGTTTCACTTTTAAATGCTCTGTAAAATAAATGCGCAGCACGAGTTAATGATCTTTAATCCCTTTGTTATACTTGTATGTCATACAAGAAATATTTAACTCCAAAATTTCGCTGCTGatgtatataaaaatgtgatGAACAATCTTGCATTTATTATGAAAGAAATTTACAATTCGTCGCTCTTTGGCTTAACAGGTTTGCCTTTGCGATCGAATCCTTTAAGCTCATCAGTTGCATGCTTGGCAATGTATTTGACGAAGTCATCAATCGTTCTGCCACCTTCGTATTTAACAGGATTATCCTTGGCATTTTTAGGTGCCCAATAAAGTGTTGGGAATCCTCGAACTTCATATGGTGCGGGAACATCGTTAGCTGTAGCatcgaattttacaatttcGACATCTTCATCCGCTAATTTCTCACCCAATTTATCGTAATCCGGTGCTAATTTCTTGCAATGACCGCACCAAGGTGCATAGAACTCAATCAGTGTGTCTTTACCATTGTTTGTAATAACTTCATCGAAGTTGCGAGCTACTGCAACCTTAACGTGTCCACTATTGTCTTCAGGAATTGGTTCCGATTTTAAATACGATTCTAAAGCTTCCGCTTCCAGATCTTTCAAAAACGTTTCAAATGCATCTACCGAAAATTCATCTTTCATAACAAATTTCTGATTCTTTGCATTCCTTGCCAGAATAATAGGTTTATCGCCTTTTACAAAGTCAATTCCGAAATCATTGAGTTCGTGTTGGAAGTCGTCTTTGGAAGAAATAGCAAAGTTCAAGCTAGGGAAGTCTTTAGCGACTTTGATGATTCTGTTGCGCCAATAGTTTGTACCCTTGGGATTCTTCACATAATCCACAGCATAGTATGCAACAACTAGTGGATTCTTGAATTCTCCTGCATTGTCACGCGTACGAACACCCGCGATACCAAAGCTAaaacgaaaatttattaattacagcacttattgtttcaatattaatttatcgATTTGTTTCAGAACTTACTAATTCGTGTTGATGAATTCTTGAATATCACTCATGGAATCTCCACCTTCATATTTCACAGTGCTTGcttcaaatttattttgcaatactttggGTCGGTACAAGACAATGGTAttcctgaaaataaataaaacagtttattttatgtttaatatCATTCTTAGAATAATCTTGTGATAAAGATTAATTACTTGTATCCTTCCTTTTCCATGAGTGACTTTGAAGTTGTATGAGCAAATCTAACTTTTTCCTTAAGTTTTTTGGCCACAGCCTGGAAAGATTGTGCCAAAggtgtattttctttttcaaagaaacCCACAACACCAACTTCATCGGAATCCAAAAATGATTTCAGACAACTTTCTCCAGTTAATTGTTTAGATGCAGGTCCAACTTGTGCCTAAGGTAGAGTTTATCATTAATatcattcaattatttaaattgtatattacaaaAATCTCAAATACCTTCATGTATTTAGCAATGCCTGCAGCTTCTCTAGGTCCATTATAATCGCTAACAACATCACCTCTAGAGAAAATTTTTAACGTTGGATACCCGCTAACCGAGTATTTGTTACACGATTCCTTGCCACTTTCTGTACAATCTACCTTGGCAAGAGCAATTGGAGGATCATTACCCAAAAGTAACTCAGCAGCTTTGGCATATTCTGGTTTTAATCGTTTACAGTGACCACACCTGCAAGAATAATAcagtaatattttcaaattatatttcacaAATACTGGAAAGTAACCAAGTATTTCGAACAAATACTTTAGACACGTTTTTACTTGTTAACGTGTCACAAGCCGGTACGCGATATCCTCGATACCGGAACTTGAGGAATAGTTCCATATGATTATTTTCTTCATAATTGTAAAACATTATCGATACGATAACGAAGAAATACATTTATTAGTGATCTTAAAAATTGTTCATTATCTTAAAAAAAAACTTCTTACCATGGTGCGTAAAACATAACAAGCGTGTTCTCTAGCCGATCTAATTCATGGCTGAAAGTTTCATCCGTAAGCTCCAGGACGTCTTTTTCTTCAGCCAGAACAGTAACAAACAACAGGAAAAGAAAACTAAAATATTTCGGCAGCATCGTGGATCACCGTGCTTATTCCTAAAATCCAAAACctattcttttctctcttttcaccAAAGGAACACTGTCTGTCGAAGACGTGGCTCTTACAAGAAGTTAGCCAGGATAGCCGCGAAGTGCTGTCGTATTCTGATTGGTTACCTCTTCTTTTGTGTGTGTgagttatacatacatatgttatGTGTGTTGATAAAACAAGCAGACAAGATTGGACAAGATTACAAATTGGAAAGAGGCAAGCAACGAAAAGGCGTATTTCGTCGGTATTTTAATTTGGAAGGAAAAACTCGAGAATTTTTAAAGATAGATATCTCTTGAAAAGGTGTCATTCCTGCGACTTTATCTACAATTCTAACTAGCCTCGAGGACATCTCGAGAAAACCATACGAACTACAAACTAAAATACTCTACCATGTTTCCGGAGAACGTTTTAAAATGCGAATACGTAAAGCGTCATACTGACCCAAGCATTTTTGCGCGCACGAAGGTAAAATGTAAAtaagttaataatatttattagaattactttttatttcattcaggaatttttttacatttcataGGTTTTTTCTAATGTCTTGGAATTTTAATGTACTTTCATAGTATTCGTGCGCAGTTTGATAGAAAATTATACACACAACAGGAAATACTTTCTGTAACGAAAATCACATTTGAAGTGGGTATACTTTAACAATACTTATTCATTTTGATAAAGTATAAAGATATCCAAAATtgataacaaatattttaactCAGGAAAGTACTTTTTATCGCCATAGGTTTTAATCAACGATGAACATATCTTTTAATCAAGATAATATTACTCAAGGTAATAATCCGTATAACGTAAGGTTTATGTTAATAACGTTGTGATTTTTtcacatttgaaaaatttattgaaaaattattgaaggTTATCATATTTTCAGGAAATCCCGATCGAGTGATCATAATCAAGAATAAATCAAAACGAAAACGTATTATTTCCTCGTATGATGCTGCCTGAGtattacataataataataataacaataatgttaataaataagCGAATGATGAAGGTATTCCTCGTTTTCtatgaatttaataaacaagAAACAAAATGGAAGTAATATTATATATTCTTCGAATGTATAGGATGTTTCAAAAGAAATTGCAATTAGCAATCAACGTGTCGAGCTGTACTGTTTAAATCTATACGATTAAGATGGTAAATCCCAATAACATAATGGATTaaggaaaatgtatttaaaactcTTTCCCAAGTATAATGATATCGGGTACTTTCCCGTAtcgttgaaatataaaatgaaacacATTTTCTCCAACTACGTACACATATGCACGAGGTAAGGAATACACTGACGTAAGTTACTTATTAAACGCGAAATGAATTTCAATGACGATCCTTTCAAAGGCAGCGATTGGTTGTTTGTCTAGCGTAGTCATGAGTttgcagaaaaaaaagaaaataatttaaccaACATGGAACATCGTTAAATGTTACACACGACAAGCAGAATTTTGTTAGTCTTCAAGAGATCGTGCTGTCGCTTGCAACGAGTTAAAGAGACGCAGAACTGACTTGTTCGTAAAAAATATTCCCGTGTATTATGGTGAGTGAAACTTGAAGCAATCTTATTAGAAAATGcagatattaaaatttcaaatttctattaaaaatttatttatatataacaaagaaaaaattaaaagagatTTAAATTTATCcgataatttttctttgttcttcAAAGTATTTCGTTTAAATTGGATTGCTCGGTAAGCTTTACGTGTATAgtgttcatattttatttttacgatCGTTCGAACGTTTCCTTGCATGTTTCTGATTTGATTAAGTAATCGCACGGTATTATAATGTGCATTAGTGACGGTCGTGCTGCAGGAAATGAATTAGCAACAAAGGTTAATAACAATCCCATGAGATTGTTAGTGTTCGTATAAGTAATTAAATGCATACATCTAACTATGCATTATattcaatttctattttttaatttgacaGAATAGcatttgtatacatttcataattctattaaaaaccaacatatgttttaataaatataattatttaagtttttctatatatagcaataaaatcgtaaatgagtcaaattgtTTCGCTCCATCAATCTAGTGTTAAGTGTTCGTATCTTGAAACGAATAATCACAATTATTGACATTTGTTACATTTGCCCCACTATGTGGCTGTCGCTCTTCCGGGAAGGATGTAAATGCTCGCGGCGATAAAATAACTCTCAATCAATGACGTTCATTCAATTATTATAAGGCTTACATAATGGTTTCTTACAAATCCTTGAAACAACGACTCACACGCTGTATtccataaataatataaattatcttTCTATACGCTTTGCGTTGTAATACAACAACATATTAATGTTTAATAGAATACTTTAGTTGTATGGGCACGTGCACGAAGGCTTCCCTCGGCTTTCCACTATTCTTTTAACTTATGCTTGGGTCCTGCAAATTTGATATATCACATCAGGAAATTATGTTCTCACATTGGAGCAAGACGAGAGGGTGAGGCAGGAAGTTAATTTCCCCTATATTTCTTGCTAACCAAAGGAAGCCATCCTTGCATGCGCGGCTTCGCTACCGTCTCAAAATCTCAGACAATTGTCATATTTATACTTTTATTGCTTATTGTTAGTAGTATGAAAATGAGAAAGATTCTGTCTTTAATAcgtgtaaatgttttaaatattgaaaagtatGCCCAGAGTAGGGTTAGATGTTAATTAACTTAAAACCAAATGTAAGAATATTTTGTTTTACGACCGTAATTTCTGCAACATCATTTTAGATAActactattttatttatctttggTGTTATGATATCTCTGATGTAAATATATTAGCAGAAGGTTAATGAAACTATTCCTGTAATCAACAGTTAGTCGCCTGAATGCGCATGACAATTGCataatgattaata
It contains:
- the ERp60 gene encoding disulfide-isomerase A3, with amino-acid sequence MLPKYFSFLFLLFVTVLAEEKDVLELTDETFSHELDRLENTLVMFYAPWCGHCKRLKPEYAKAAELLLGNDPPIALAKVDCTESGKESCNKYSVSGYPTLKIFSRGDVVSDYNGPREAAGIAKYMKAQVGPASKQLTGESCLKSFLDSDEVGVVGFFEKENTPLAQSFQAVAKKLKEKVRFAHTTSKSLMEKEGYKNTIVLYRPKVLQNKFEASTVKYEGGDSMSDIQEFINTNYFGIAGVRTRDNAGEFKNPLVVAYYAVDYVKNPKGTNYWRNRIIKVAKDFPSLNFAISSKDDFQHELNDFGIDFVKGDKPIILARNAKNQKFVMKDEFSVDAFETFLKDLEAEALESYLKSEPIPEDNSGHVKVAVARNFDEVITNNGKDTLIEFYAPWCGHCKKLAPDYDKLGEKLADEDVEIVKFDATANDVPAPYEVRGFPTLYWAPKNAKDNPVKYEGGRTIDDFVKYIAKHATDELKGFDRKGKPVKPKSDEL